A region from the Gemmatimonadota bacterium genome encodes:
- a CDS encoding MBL fold metallo-hydrolase — MVARRRSVERLRSLAAAALWPLAAASTPLVAQDPTGIWRIEEWRPGVLASVVQEGVPYSQYATSLIVIGSDGVLVVDTRDTPRAALDLLREIRARTDLPVRWVVNSHWHWDHMGGNQVFADSFPNVQIVAQANAARRIREDGEARFQEEIDRLTARSERLQRWLTNGETDDGRALSEADRQQVEDVLDRDQVRVQDLGAVRVTAPTLEVQDAWSPPGWEGMVEVRHPGPAHTDGDLIVRLPGAGVMAVGDVIEQGLPWFGDGTVGGTREVLDHLDDLLPLPGHGPVPADRSLLNGQRAFLDAACTVLERVWTSDQPVDEALLALDLDAHAAAFPGVGREALIDFVRGVLEQRANERRAGAAGLL, encoded by the coding sequence ATGGTCGCGCGACGACGCAGCGTGGAACGGCTTCGCTCGCTTGCGGCGGCCGCGCTCTGGCCCCTGGCTGCGGCGTCCACGCCCCTGGTCGCGCAGGATCCCACCGGGATCTGGCGCATCGAGGAGTGGCGACCGGGCGTCCTCGCGAGCGTCGTGCAGGAAGGCGTGCCCTATTCACAGTATGCGACCTCCCTGATCGTCATTGGTTCGGACGGAGTCCTGGTCGTCGACACGCGGGACACGCCCCGTGCCGCCCTGGATCTGTTGCGGGAGATCCGCGCGCGCACGGACCTACCGGTCCGTTGGGTGGTCAACAGCCACTGGCACTGGGATCACATGGGTGGGAACCAGGTGTTCGCGGACTCGTTCCCGAACGTGCAGATCGTCGCCCAGGCGAACGCAGCGCGGCGCATACGCGAGGACGGGGAGGCACGCTTCCAAGAAGAGATCGACCGGCTGACGGCCCGCTCGGAGCGGCTGCAGCGCTGGTTGACCAACGGGGAGACGGACGACGGCAGGGCGTTGAGCGAGGCGGACCGCCAACAGGTCGAAGACGTGCTGGACCGGGATCAGGTTCGCGTCCAGGACCTGGGCGCGGTGCGAGTGACGGCTCCAACCCTCGAGGTGCAGGACGCCTGGAGTCCGCCGGGTTGGGAGGGGATGGTGGAGGTCCGGCATCCCGGCCCTGCGCACACGGACGGAGACCTGATCGTGCGCCTCCCGGGCGCGGGGGTCATGGCGGTGGGCGATGTGATCGAGCAAGGACTTCCCTGGTTCGGGGATGGTACCGTGGGCGGGACGCGCGAAGTGTTGGACCATCTGGATGACCTCCTTCCACTTCCGGGCCACGGCCCGGTGCCGGCGGACCGTTCGCTGTTGAACGGACAGCGGGCGTTCCTGGACGCAGCCTGCACCGTGCTGGAGCGGGTCTGGACCTCCGACCAGCCGGTGGACGAGGCGCTGCTGGCGCTCGACCTCGATGCCCACGCCGCGGCGTTCCCGGGAGTGGGCAGGGAGGCCTTGATCGACTTCGTGCGGGGCGTCCTGGAGCAACGGGCCAACGAGCGGCGCGCGGGAGCGGCGGGTTTGCTCTAG
- a CDS encoding OmpA family protein, with protein MPRPPIRRAGMALTAAALALVTVQAGAAQNVLSAFAGSVEKGVYEADYDALEYPVEIAADPEVARVEGALLSRVLTKPRDKSTLEVFRSYEREIASAGFTTHVSSGPGLPLQQTIRKVYMRSGAPLNARAYRNTDGRVGRSDLDRIATQPDYYLVASRTRGSHTLYVCVLISTNQDLYMVEELTVAAMEEGTVSLDLERMRSEIAETGKIAIYDIHFATGSAAIEPESAAALAVIATYLSDAPGDFYVVGHTDDTGTLEGNLRLSAERAAAVREALVRDHGVSASRLETRGVGPLAPVSTNTGEAGRALNRRVEIVQRLGGSR; from the coding sequence ATGCCGAGACCCCCGATCCGCCGCGCCGGTATGGCCCTGACTGCAGCCGCCTTGGCCCTGGTCACGGTCCAGGCGGGCGCCGCCCAGAACGTGTTGAGTGCCTTCGCGGGGAGCGTCGAGAAGGGAGTCTACGAGGCGGACTACGATGCGCTGGAGTACCCGGTCGAGATCGCGGCCGACCCTGAGGTCGCTCGGGTCGAAGGTGCGCTGCTGAGCCGGGTGCTGACCAAGCCTCGGGACAAGAGCACGCTCGAGGTCTTTCGCAGCTACGAACGGGAAATCGCGTCCGCCGGCTTCACCACGCACGTGTCGTCGGGTCCGGGCCTGCCCCTGCAGCAGACAATCCGCAAGGTCTACATGCGTTCTGGAGCGCCCCTCAACGCGCGGGCCTACCGGAACACGGACGGCCGCGTGGGGCGGAGCGATCTCGACCGCATCGCGACGCAGCCCGACTACTATCTGGTGGCAAGCCGCACGCGGGGAAGCCACACGCTGTACGTCTGTGTGCTGATCTCCACGAACCAGGATCTGTACATGGTCGAGGAGCTCACCGTGGCGGCGATGGAGGAGGGCACTGTGAGCCTGGATCTCGAGCGGATGCGCTCCGAGATCGCCGAGACCGGGAAGATCGCGATCTACGACATCCACTTCGCCACCGGCAGCGCGGCGATCGAACCGGAGTCCGCTGCGGCCCTGGCCGTGATCGCAACGTACCTGTCGGATGCGCCCGGAGACTTCTACGTGGTGGGGCACACCGACGATACCGGAACGTTGGAGGGCAATCTGAGGCTTTCCGCCGAGCGAGCCGCGGCAGTGCGTGAGGCGCTGGTGCGAGACCACGGCGTGTCCGCGTCCAGGCTGGAGACCCGCGGGGTCGGCCCCCTGGCGCCCGTGTCCACCAACACCGGCGAAGCCGGCCGCGCGCTGAACCGGCGCGTCGAGATCGTGCAACGGCTCGGCGGGAGCCGCTGA
- a CDS encoding SRPBCC domain-containing protein yields the protein MMGETSTVKVSRRVEAGLERVFRAWTDPAQMKQWACPEHAVVEEASVDLRVGGGYEIRMRGDEERYTAYGTYRVVHRPHRLVYTWDWREEAHRMGETLVTVEFVASGEGTEVTVTHERFPSVEARDGHQFGWTSCLDRFERLLAPSRAGAAGTGG from the coding sequence ATGATGGGGGAGACGTCGACCGTGAAGGTCTCACGACGCGTCGAGGCGGGCCTCGAGCGCGTGTTCCGTGCCTGGACCGACCCGGCGCAGATGAAGCAGTGGGCCTGCCCCGAGCACGCCGTGGTCGAGGAGGCCAGCGTGGACCTGCGGGTGGGCGGAGGCTACGAGATCCGGATGCGGGGAGACGAGGAGCGCTACACGGCCTACGGAACCTATCGCGTCGTCCATCGCCCGCACCGACTGGTCTACACCTGGGATTGGCGTGAGGAGGCGCACCGGATGGGTGAGACGCTGGTCACGGTGGAGTTTGTCGCGTCCGGGGAAGGAACGGAGGTCACCGTGACCCACGAGCGTTTCCCGAGCGTCGAAGCGAGGGACGGGCACCAGTTCGGTTGGACGAGCTGCCTCGATCGCTTCGAGCGCCTGCTGGCGCCCTCGCGGGCGGGTGCAGCCGGTACAGGGGGCTGA
- a CDS encoding metalloregulator ArsR/SmtB family transcription factor, which produces MVTILAETDPTLDRTLHALSDPTRRAILARLTEGEATVGELAAPFEITRPAISKHLRVLEGAHLVRRTREGRVSRCVLDPTPLKDVADWVGRYQRFWEQQLDGLARYLERTAPTAAEEEG; this is translated from the coding sequence ATGGTTACCATTCTTGCCGAGACCGATCCGACCCTGGACCGGACCCTCCACGCGCTCTCGGACCCGACACGGCGGGCGATCCTGGCCCGCCTGACGGAAGGGGAAGCCACCGTGGGAGAGCTGGCCGCGCCCTTCGAGATCACCCGCCCCGCCATTTCCAAGCACCTGCGCGTGTTGGAGGGGGCGCACCTGGTGCGGCGTACCCGGGAGGGGCGGGTCAGCCGCTGCGTCCTGGATCCGACGCCGCTCAAGGACGTGGCCGATTGGGTGGGGCGCTATCAGCGGTTCTGGGAGCAGCAGCTGGACGGGTTGGCTCGGTACCTCGAGCGCACTGCGCCTACGGCGGCAGAGGAGGAGGGATGA
- a CDS encoding DUF5916 domain-containing protein has product MLRTHPAGRALALTLLSYSLSGAAPLRAAQQAGNDVGSQPERSVIDGSPAPAAPASITRDASGRATVRAIRLSEPLRLDGRLDEPVYEGNEPFGDFIQAAPVSGAPSTERTDVWISYDDENLYITCRCWDSSPPSTWIANELRRDTPGLRNNEHFGVMLDTFYDRRSGSMFYANPLGGRSDYQVVDEGGPNTDWNPVWDVAAGRFDGGWTLEMAIPFKSLRYKEGPEPLWGIQMRRSIRHKNEWAYLNPVPAFLAGPQALNRVSSGGTLVGLDLPPAGSNVEIKPYGLAGLNTDRTADPVVDNRTSGDVGVDLKYALTSNLTADLTLNTDFAQVEVDEQQVNLTRFSLFFPEKREFFLEGRGMFDFGRGGGGFGFGGGGGGGGGGGGGGGGGGFGGGGGDAPSLFYSRRIGLQSGELVPIQAGARVTGKVGSFGVGAMNIQAGGVDAAGIPSTNYSVLRVKRDILKRSSIGALFTNRSQAAGGEGSNQAYGVDAAFAFFTNLNLGAYWAQTATSGYGSDDQSWQVQGAYAADKYGLTASALEVGADFNPEVGFLRRSGFRKWSTSARFSPRPAAVEAVRKLTWVATVDYFEDRQGRMESRSQEANFNIELENSDQVFFQTTKAFERLVDPFEVSSDLTIVPGAYEFTDYRLSYNFGPQRRLSGNVAFNWGEFYDGSIRSLSVNQGRVVVTQRLSLEPGVSLNFIDLPVGESTQTVLRLRADYAFTARMFASSLFQYNEDANSLSSNVRFRWEYRPGSELFVVWTDERDTGPGGTGLRNRALALKFTRLLRY; this is encoded by the coding sequence GGCCGCGCAGCAGGCCGGCAATGACGTGGGGAGCCAGCCCGAGCGCTCGGTGATCGACGGATCGCCCGCTCCTGCGGCCCCCGCCTCGATCACGCGTGACGCCTCCGGGCGCGCCACCGTGCGGGCCATCCGCTTGAGTGAGCCACTCCGTCTCGACGGCCGCCTGGACGAGCCGGTCTACGAAGGCAATGAGCCCTTCGGCGACTTCATCCAGGCGGCCCCGGTCTCAGGGGCGCCCTCCACGGAGCGCACGGACGTCTGGATCTCCTACGACGACGAGAACCTGTACATCACCTGCCGCTGCTGGGACTCCTCTCCGCCCTCGACCTGGATCGCCAACGAGCTGCGCCGCGATACGCCCGGACTCCGCAACAACGAGCACTTCGGTGTGATGCTGGACACGTTCTACGATCGGCGCAGCGGATCGATGTTCTACGCCAATCCGTTGGGGGGCCGCTCCGACTACCAGGTCGTGGATGAAGGTGGCCCCAACACCGATTGGAATCCCGTATGGGACGTGGCCGCGGGCCGCTTCGACGGAGGCTGGACGCTCGAGATGGCGATCCCCTTCAAGTCGCTGCGCTACAAGGAGGGGCCGGAGCCGCTCTGGGGCATCCAGATGCGGCGTTCCATCCGCCACAAGAACGAGTGGGCGTACCTGAATCCGGTCCCGGCCTTCCTGGCCGGACCACAGGCGCTCAACCGCGTCTCCTCCGGAGGCACCCTGGTGGGGCTCGATCTTCCGCCGGCCGGCAGCAACGTGGAAATCAAGCCCTACGGGCTGGCGGGGCTCAATACCGACCGTACGGCCGATCCGGTCGTGGACAATCGCACGAGTGGTGATGTGGGGGTCGACCTCAAGTACGCGCTCACATCCAACCTCACCGCCGACCTCACGCTGAACACCGACTTCGCGCAGGTCGAAGTGGACGAGCAGCAGGTCAACCTCACCCGCTTCAGCCTCTTCTTCCCCGAGAAGCGCGAGTTCTTCCTCGAGGGGCGCGGCATGTTCGACTTCGGCCGCGGCGGGGGTGGGTTCGGATTCGGCGGGGGCGGCGGCGGTGGAGGGGGTGGTGGTGGTGGCGGAGGGGGTGGCGGTTTCGGAGGAGGCGGCGGAGACGCGCCTTCACTGTTCTACAGCCGCCGCATCGGGCTTCAGAGCGGTGAGCTGGTGCCCATCCAGGCGGGGGCGCGCGTCACGGGCAAGGTGGGCTCCTTCGGCGTGGGCGCCATGAACATCCAGGCCGGAGGCGTGGACGCGGCGGGGATCCCGTCCACGAACTACTCCGTGCTGCGCGTCAAACGCGACATCCTGAAGCGCAGCTCCATCGGCGCGCTCTTCACCAATCGCTCGCAGGCCGCCGGGGGCGAGGGCTCCAATCAGGCCTATGGCGTGGACGCGGCGTTCGCGTTCTTCACCAATCTGAATCTGGGCGCCTACTGGGCCCAGACCGCCACCTCGGGCTACGGTTCCGACGATCAGAGCTGGCAGGTGCAAGGCGCCTACGCTGCGGACAAGTACGGGCTGACTGCTTCTGCACTGGAGGTGGGTGCCGACTTCAACCCCGAGGTGGGTTTCTTGAGGAGGAGTGGCTTTCGCAAGTGGTCCACATCCGCCCGCTTCAGCCCGCGTCCGGCCGCCGTGGAGGCGGTCCGCAAGCTGACCTGGGTGGCTACGGTGGACTACTTCGAGGACCGCCAGGGACGCATGGAGTCCCGCAGTCAGGAAGCCAACTTCAACATCGAGCTGGAGAACAGCGACCAGGTGTTCTTCCAGACCACCAAGGCGTTCGAGCGTCTGGTCGACCCGTTCGAGGTGTCCTCCGACCTGACCATCGTTCCCGGTGCCTACGAGTTCACCGACTACCGGCTGTCCTACAATTTCGGGCCGCAGCGGCGACTTTCCGGGAACGTCGCCTTCAATTGGGGCGAGTTCTACGACGGGTCCATCCGTTCGCTCAGCGTGAACCAGGGCAGGGTGGTGGTCACGCAGCGCCTCTCGCTGGAGCCCGGTGTCAGCCTGAACTTCATCGACCTACCCGTTGGCGAATCCACTCAAACCGTGCTGCGACTGCGCGCGGACTACGCCTTCACCGCGCGCATGTTCGCGAGCAGCCTGTTCCAGTACAACGAAGACGCCAACAGCCTCTCCAGCAACGTCCGCTTCCGCTGGGAGTACCGGCCGGGCAGCGAGCTGTTCGTGGTATGGACCGATGAGCGCGATACGGGACCGGGTGGAACCGGGCTCCGCAACCGGGCGCTGGCGCTGAAGTTCACGCGATTGCTGCGGTACTGA